The Ranitomeya variabilis isolate aRanVar5 chromosome 7, aRanVar5.hap1, whole genome shotgun sequence genome includes a window with the following:
- the LOC143785692 gene encoding uncharacterized protein LOC143785692 — protein MWTGPSSSVGSVDITPEEAFRRLAFCMKFLPSPLYKMERLMPTSPKAQKKYTTRHEYEEQPAPSMKTHITEQEARAMRAKVLCMDLDEEQLTQKEERKKKKVNITIKIGAGRETPTEARRSGRTEARRSGRTEARRSSRTTQCHILQYINLYLRGKKNIIWTILLGPLSR, from the exons atgtggaccggaccttcatccagcgttggatcag ttgatatcacaccggaggaggcattcagaagactggccttctgtatgaagtttctgccgtcacccctctacaagatggag cgcctcatgccgaccagcccaaaagcccagaagaaatatacaacaaggcatgaatatgaagagcagcctgcaccatccatgaagacccacatcacagaacaagaagcaagggcgatgcgggctaaagtactgtgtatggacctggatgaagagcagcTAACCCAAAAAgaggaaaggaagaaaaaaaaggtcaacatcacaattaagatcggcgccgGAAGAGAGACCCCGACAGAGGCAAGAAGAAGCGGcagaacagaggccagaagaagcggcaggacagaggccagaagaagcagcaggaccacgcagtgccacatcctccagTATATTAACCtgtatttgagaggaaagaagaacatcatctggacaatcctgctaggacctctcagccgataa